The genomic segment CATAACCATAACCAAACGTTCCATACCTACTCCAAAACCTACTGCTGGCATTGGCTTTCCACCACATTCTTCAATGAGTTTATCGTAGCGCCCACCACCACAAACTGTACCTTGTGAACCAATATCATTAGAAATAAATTCAAATACTGTTCTTGTATAGTAATCAAGCCCTCTAACAATATTAGGATCTACGATATAAGCAATTCCCATACTATCAAGTATGCTTTGAAGCTTTTTAAAATGAGCTTTACACTCTTCATCAAGAACATCTAATACTGCAGGAGCACCCTTTAATATTTCTTGACACCCTTCATTCTTACAATCTAAAGTTCTTAATGGATTTTTCTCAAAACGCTCTTGACATGTTGGACATAAATTTTCTAGATTGTCTTTAATAAAACTTTTAAGAGTTTCATTATATTTCTTACGACATTCAGGACCGCCTAAGGAATTGATGTGTAATTCAACCTTATTGATACCAACACGGTCAAGTAATGCCTTTGCAATTGCAATAACTTCAGCATCAGCTGCTGGTTCTTCTGACCCAAATAGTTCTACACCAAATTGATGAAACTGACGAAAACGACCTGCTTGTGGTCTTTCGTAACGAAAGGCTGGTGTAATATAATAGAGTTTTGTTGGTTGAGCACCAGCAAATAGTTTATTTTCAAGAAAAGCTCTTGCTACTCCAGCTGTTCCTTCAGGCTTAAGGGTAATATCACGATCACCTTTATCTTTAAAACTATACATTTCTTTTTGAACGATATCAGTTGTTTCACCTACACCTCTTTGAAATAACTCGGTATGTTCAAACATAGGTGTTCTGATCTCTTCAAAACCAAAGTCTTCCGTTAATTTTCTAATTACTTGTTCAACTTTTCGCCATGTTTTCACTTGATCACCATAAAGATCTTGCGTACCTCTAGGCGCTTTTGTAATCATACCATTTCCTCCTACCCATATTTAAGTTGTATATAAAACCTTTTTACGCATCAAAAAATCCCTGACAGAAAATCTCTGTCAGGGACGAATATATCCGTGGTGCCACCCTGTTTAAAGCATTCACCATGCTTTATCTCAAGAGTCCTTTAACGGGGACAAATCGTATTACCTTTTCAGTAATCGCTCCAAGGTGTCTTTCAGTTAACATTCTATCAAGAAGCTTCCAGTCTACGACTTCTTTCCCTGTTCATAGAAAATAGCTAACTTACTCTTCTCTTCCTCGCTTTAGCGTGTTATAGTTATTTATTAATTTTATTGGTATTCGACCACTTTGTCAAGTACTAATTTAATATTTATATATGTTCCCCATATTTTTCATCTTCTATTCTGACTTTTAATAGAATATAGACAAGTTATATGACTGATTAAGTAATTGGTAGTATGTAGTAGTCATTCGCATAATAAATACGCTTACCGTCAGTCGATAGACCAATAACATTTCCATCACCAATTTTGGTGACTTCATTGTTTGTTAGGTCATATAGAAAGAGTTCATCAAAATCACTAAAGACCATACGATGATCGTCAATGAACAAAGGTGAACTTAAATAACGTCCATCTATTGTACACCTGTCTTCTCCTTTGATGATATAATAATCATGTGGTATACCCCAACTATAGTAATCATCATACTTTTGAAGTAGTTTGATAGAATACCTACTGTCCATTTTTAGTGCAAATGCATCTTTCTCAAAGACTTCTGTTTCATTGGTTAAAATATTGGTTTTCATCAAATCAACTTTTACATCTGTTGAGAATTGATCTCCAGTTGCTTGGTCATAGATAATTTCTTCATTAGAAAACCATTGGACATCAATGACATCAAATCCACCAAAAGCAGCTGCCTGAATAAATTGAATAGGCTCTTCATTACGATATATGAGATTACCAGATAAATCATATACAACTATATAGCCATCAATAACACAACTTATTTTATCCTTATTAGGCGATAAACTTATATCAGTTAATCCAATATTTTTTACGTCGTGTTCTATCTTAACTATGTTACTCTCCTCTTTTGTATGTAAATTATAGTTGCTTAAAGTTTCAGTTGCATGATCAAAGTAAATGACATTTTCATTATCTACCATGACCCCATCTCCCCACGGTGCTAAGGATAAACAATAGGGTAAGTTAAGCTGATCAAGCGTTTCAAGTTGATCATCATCTAATGAGTAAACATAGTTATGTACTTTATCAGTAAGCAATATATAGTTCCCGACACTATTTTGCCTCATGATAGCATACTGAATATCATGTAAAGTCACTTCTGATTGAGAACTACCAGTATCAATATCATAACTCATAATCCTAACGGCTGGTTTCGTAGAGAAGTACAGCCCATTTCCAATTGGGAAACCATTGGTATCTTCAGACATATGAAAATCTAAAGCATACAAATAATCCTCAGCTATAAAACTTTCAATGTTGATACGTAATGCATGATTATTGACCCAAATCATATCATATTGAGATCCTTTTAATTTATCAACAATGATAGCTTCCACACTTTCTTGATTAACAAAGTTTGAAAATTTGATTTCAATGATCTTTGGCTCATCTGTTAAGAGCAATTCAGCATTAATAACATCAGGTGTATCCGTACCATCAGGATAATGCCACTGTTTATCTAAACCCATTACTAAAAAATCAGCTGTGGTTCCAGGTATTACTTCTATTAATAATTCTTTTGTTCCATCAAGAATTTTTCCTTCTAAAGGTATCTTAATACTATGTAACCCTGTATCATTGATATTTATCAATAGTCGATTGTCAAAGCTTCTTATATCTTTATAACCAGCATTCATTTCAATAAATTCATGTACAAAGTTATCTTTGACAACTTCGTTATAGGATAATGCTACAGTAATGTTATCACCATAAAACGGAAACTGTATCTTATCTGCTTCCTTTAATACTACATCCATGTCATAAGATAAATAACCTTTATCTGTACTTATACGCACTTTTGGATACTGATCTTTTATTTCATACTCCTCTGAAATGTATATTTCTTCAACTTCTACATTAGCTGCCTCTTCTACTATAGCAAAGTCTTCACTTTTAAGGTCTTGAATCTCTTCACTAAATTCTATC from the Vallitalea okinawensis genome contains:
- the hisS gene encoding histidine--tRNA ligase, with protein sequence MITKAPRGTQDLYGDQVKTWRKVEQVIRKLTEDFGFEEIRTPMFEHTELFQRGVGETTDIVQKEMYSFKDKGDRDITLKPEGTAGVARAFLENKLFAGAQPTKLYYITPAFRYERPQAGRFRQFHQFGVELFGSEEPAADAEVIAIAKALLDRVGINKVELHINSLGGPECRKKYNETLKSFIKDNLENLCPTCQERFEKNPLRTLDCKNEGCQEILKGAPAVLDVLDEECKAHFKKLQSILDSMGIAYIVDPNIVRGLDYYTRTVFEFISNDIGSQGTVCGGGRYDKLIEECGGKPMPAVGFGVGMERLVMVMKAEQGEETYKAHRDIYIGSLGDNAGIKSQGIIYHLRQAGISAEGDIIGRSVKAQMKYANKIGAEFSVILGDDEIEQNKATIKNMETGDLHEVTIDNFVEDFKKAR